One Microbacterium esteraromaticum genomic window carries:
- a CDS encoding sugar ABC transporter substrate-binding protein, with the protein MKVTKRSILAFGAIAATSAIALSGCASSPSGDGDSGDNADFSGQITVWVDADRADVMKDAAGEFTDDTGVKVKLVQKEFGEIRDQFVQQAPTGKGPDVVVGAHDWLGVLVTNGVVAPVELGDRSDEFQQIALDAFSYDGQLYGVPYAIENIGLMRNTDLVAEAPTDFDDMVAKGKAAGTEYAFLVGLDPEQADPYHLYPFQTSFGAPVFGQNDDGSYDAEDLQIGNDGGKAFAAWLGEQGAAGVLNTNITGDLAKENFLAGKAPFFLTGPWNAPAATEKGLNIAIDPIPSAGGQDAQPFAGVQGFFLSAESKNKLAANEFLLNYVGSEKVQTALYEVGGRAPALTAAFDAAVENDPITAGFGEVGANAVPMPSISEMGAVWQFWGVTETALINGKGGDPAALWEKMTADIQGAITK; encoded by the coding sequence ATGAAGGTGACCAAGAGGAGCATCCTCGCGTTCGGCGCCATCGCCGCCACGTCCGCAATCGCCCTGAGCGGCTGCGCATCGTCCCCGTCCGGTGATGGCGACTCCGGCGACAACGCCGATTTCTCGGGCCAGATCACCGTCTGGGTCGACGCCGACCGCGCAGACGTCATGAAGGACGCCGCCGGCGAGTTCACCGACGACACCGGCGTGAAGGTCAAGCTCGTCCAGAAGGAGTTCGGCGAGATCCGAGACCAGTTCGTGCAGCAGGCACCCACGGGGAAGGGTCCGGACGTCGTCGTCGGAGCCCACGACTGGCTCGGAGTCCTCGTCACCAACGGTGTCGTCGCCCCTGTCGAGCTCGGCGACCGCTCGGACGAGTTCCAGCAGATCGCGCTCGACGCGTTCAGCTACGACGGTCAGCTGTACGGCGTGCCGTACGCGATCGAGAACATCGGGCTCATGCGCAACACCGACCTCGTCGCCGAGGCGCCGACCGATTTCGACGACATGGTCGCCAAGGGCAAGGCGGCGGGCACCGAGTACGCCTTCCTGGTCGGTCTCGATCCCGAGCAGGCCGACCCGTACCACCTCTACCCGTTCCAGACCTCGTTCGGCGCTCCCGTGTTCGGGCAGAACGACGACGGCAGCTACGACGCCGAAGACCTGCAGATCGGCAACGACGGCGGCAAGGCCTTCGCCGCCTGGCTCGGCGAGCAGGGCGCGGCCGGCGTGCTGAACACCAACATCACCGGCGACCTGGCCAAGGAGAACTTCCTCGCCGGGAAGGCGCCGTTCTTCCTGACCGGTCCGTGGAACGCTCCGGCCGCCACCGAGAAGGGCCTGAACATCGCGATCGATCCGATCCCTTCGGCCGGTGGCCAGGACGCCCAGCCGTTCGCAGGCGTGCAGGGCTTCTTCCTCAGCGCGGAGAGCAAGAACAAGCTCGCGGCGAACGAGTTCCTGCTCAACTACGTCGGCTCCGAGAAGGTCCAGACCGCTCTCTACGAGGTCGGCGGCCGCGCCCCGGCGCTCACCGCGGCTTTCGACGCCGCCGTCGAGAACGACCCGATCACCGCGGGCTTCGGTGAGGTCGGCGCGAACGCGGTTCCGATGCCCAGCATCTCCGAGATGGGAGCGGTGTGGCAGTTCTGGGGCGTCACCGAGACGGCCCTGATCAACGGCAAGGGCGGCGACCCGGCCGCGCTGTGGGAGAAGATGACCGCCGACATCCAGGGCGCCATCACCAAGTGA
- a CDS encoding ABC transporter permease subunit, which translates to MTTTQDPVHETVSPPTPRERRAARIAEAAGGGWALVLMKIVLLGLILALAVFAAIVLVRTDQWVPAIIVIAVAVLAVWVYMGRGRLPGKYLMPGLIFLFVFQVFAALYTGYVAFTNYGTGHNAGKASAVNALMLSAQERVPDSPAYDLTIVDQLGELSFLVTDPDGDVLIGGQDRPLEEVSDAETDGGKAVGLAGYTTLKFGDIVAKQEQIADLTVPLSDDPNDGALRTPDGSTAYVYTSTLVYDEAAGTMTDTRSGVVYRDVGTGSFTADDGTELTPGWQINVGFDNFTRAFTEESIRGPFLQVLVWTFVFAILSVLTCFALGLFLAIVFNDPRMKSKKYYRVLMILPYAFPGFLSALVWAGMMNQEFGFLNVALFGGADIPWLTNEWLAKFSIIMVNLWLGFPYMFLICTGALQSIPEDVQEAARVDGASAWQVFRSIKLPLLLVAVAPLLISSFAFNFNNFSLIYMLTGGGPRDITAGVNVGATDILITMVYKVAFVGSTSDYGLASAFSIIIFILVATISVLAFRRTKALEDLN; encoded by the coding sequence ATGACGACCACCCAGGACCCCGTGCACGAGACGGTCTCGCCGCCGACGCCGCGCGAGCGGCGCGCCGCCCGCATCGCCGAGGCGGCAGGCGGAGGCTGGGCCCTCGTGCTGATGAAGATCGTGCTGCTCGGGCTGATCCTCGCGCTGGCCGTGTTCGCCGCCATCGTGCTCGTCCGCACCGACCAGTGGGTGCCGGCGATCATCGTGATCGCGGTCGCGGTGCTGGCCGTCTGGGTCTACATGGGCCGAGGGCGACTGCCGGGCAAGTACCTGATGCCCGGTCTGATCTTCCTCTTCGTCTTCCAGGTCTTCGCGGCGCTGTACACGGGGTACGTGGCCTTCACCAACTACGGCACGGGGCACAATGCCGGAAAGGCGAGCGCCGTCAACGCGCTCATGCTCTCGGCTCAGGAGCGCGTGCCGGACTCGCCCGCCTATGACCTCACCATCGTCGATCAGCTCGGCGAGCTCTCGTTCCTCGTCACCGACCCCGACGGCGACGTGCTGATCGGCGGGCAGGACCGCCCGCTCGAGGAGGTCTCGGACGCCGAGACCGACGGCGGCAAGGCCGTCGGCCTCGCCGGCTACACGACACTGAAGTTCGGCGACATCGTCGCGAAGCAGGAGCAGATCGCCGACCTGACCGTGCCGCTGAGCGATGACCCCAACGACGGCGCGCTGCGCACTCCGGACGGCTCGACCGCCTACGTCTACACCTCCACGCTCGTCTACGACGAGGCCGCCGGCACCATGACCGACACGCGGTCCGGGGTCGTATACAGGGATGTCGGAACCGGATCGTTCACCGCCGACGACGGCACCGAGCTCACACCCGGCTGGCAGATCAATGTCGGGTTCGACAACTTCACGCGCGCCTTCACCGAGGAGTCGATACGCGGCCCGTTCCTCCAGGTGCTGGTATGGACCTTCGTCTTCGCGATCCTCTCCGTTCTCACCTGCTTCGCGCTCGGGCTGTTCCTGGCGATCGTGTTCAACGATCCCCGGATGAAGTCCAAGAAGTACTACCGCGTGCTGATGATCCTGCCCTACGCGTTCCCCGGCTTCCTCTCGGCGCTCGTGTGGGCCGGCATGATGAACCAGGAGTTCGGCTTCCTCAACGTCGCGCTGTTCGGCGGCGCCGACATCCCCTGGCTGACCAACGAATGGCTGGCGAAGTTCAGCATCATCATGGTCAACCTGTGGCTCGGCTTCCCGTACATGTTCCTCATCTGCACCGGGGCGCTGCAGTCCATCCCCGAAGACGTGCAGGAGGCGGCGCGCGTCGACGGCGCGAGCGCGTGGCAGGTGTTCCGGTCGATCAAGCTGCCTCTGCTGCTCGTCGCGGTCGCGCCGCTGCTGATCTCGTCGTTCGCGTTCAACTTCAACAACTTCAGCCTGATCTACATGCTCACCGGCGGCGGTCCTCGCGACATCACAGCAGGAGTCAACGTGGGTGCCACCGACATCCTCATCACGATGGTGTACAAGGTGGCGTTCGTCGGCTCGACATCCGACTACGGCCTGGCGAGCGCCTTCTCGATCATCATCTTCATCCTCGTCGCGACCATCTCGGTCCTCGCATTCCGACGCACCAAGGCACTGGAGGACCTGAACTGA